The following proteins are encoded in a genomic region of Glycine max cultivar Williams 82 chromosome 18, Glycine_max_v4.0, whole genome shotgun sequence:
- the LOC113000220 gene encoding uncharacterized protein, producing the protein MKHSILEAFRGSISEGQSTKKFLKEIEQYFAKNEKTETSNLLAKLIPMKYKGKGNIREYIMEMSNLASKLKSLKLDLGEDLLVHLVLISLPAHFGKFKVSYNTQKDKWSLNELISHYV; encoded by the coding sequence ATGAAGCACTCTATTCTAGAGGCGTTTCGGGGCTCTATTTCTGAGGGTCAAAGTACAAAGAAATTTCTTAAGGAAATTGAGCAATACtttgccaaaaatgaaaaaacagaaACGAGTAACCTTTTGGCTAAACTCATCCCCATGAAGTATAAAGGCAAAGGGAACATAAGGGAGTACATTATGGAGATGTCCAATCTCGCATCGAAACTCAAGTCACTTAAGTTAGATCTTGGTGAAGACCTGCTCGTGCACTTGGTTTTGATCTCGCTTCCTGCACACTTTGGGAAATTCAAAGTGAGCTATAACACTCAAAAGGACAAATGGTCCCTCAATGAGCTTATATCTCACTATGTGTAA